From one Mya arenaria isolate MELC-2E11 chromosome 4, ASM2691426v1 genomic stretch:
- the LOC128233074 gene encoding uncharacterized protein LOC128233074, producing MAAPRRLRMALLEHELAQVRFQYNLVLAAILEAAERERQRARRRERRWWVRELILRRPLFGQYETLMKELEAEHAVDFKAFLRMEPQMYYELLNRVGPHITKSTTHRTPLDPGLKLAITLKFLATGSRYHDLAFAFRVPHNTIALFIPEVCQAIYDVYEDEMWATPQTEDEWRPVAEGFGDRWNFPHCCGPIDGKHVAIKKTPKSGSLNYSYKGFFSIVMLAVVDSNYKFIWVDVGSPGSCSNAGIFNRSRLEPGLREGTVGLPQPDSLPNDDRDTPYYMVGDDAFPLRQYMLKPYPHRHLARDERFFNYRCSRARCVVEMRSVYLPIASDVF from the exons ATGGCTGCACCGAGGAGACTTCGAATGGCACTGCTTGAACACGAACTGGCTCAAGTAAGGTTCCAGTACAACCTGGTCCTGGCGGCAATACTAGAAGCCGCCGAGAGGGAGCGACAGAGGGCCCGCAGAAGAGAAAGACGCTGGTGGGTGCGAGAGTTGATCCTACGCAGACCCCTTTTCGGCCAGTACGAGACTCTCATGAAGGAACTCGAGGCCGAGCACGCTGTTGACTTCAAAGCCTTCCTCCGCATGGAGCCACAGATGTACTATGAGTTGCTTAACCGAGTTGGCCCCCACATTACCAAGAGTACAAC GCATCGAACCCCCTTGGACCCTGGGCTGAAGCTTGCAATCACCTTGAAGTTTTTGGCGACCGGAAGCAGGTACCACGATCTTGCGTTTGCGTTTCGTGTCCCACACAACACCATCGCCCTTTTCATCCCCGAGGTGTGTCAGGCCATCTACGACGTATACGAGGATGAGATGTGGGCCACTCCCCAGACAGAAGATGAATGGCGCCCGGTGGCCGAGGGATTCGGAGACAGGTGGAACTTCCCCCACTGTTGTGGCCCGATCGATGGGAAGCACGTCGCAATCAAGAAGACCCCCAAGAGTGGCTCACTCAACTACAGCTATAAAGGCTTCTTTTCTATCGTCATGCTTGCGGTGGTAGACTCGAACTACAAGTTCATCTGGGTGGATGTGGGGTCACCAGGGTCGTGTTCCAATGCCGGCATCTTTAACCGGTCGCGGCTAGAGCCAGGTCTTCGTGAGGGAACGGTCGGACTCCCCCAACCGGATTCGCTGCCTAATGACGACCGGGACACACCCTACTACATGGTCGGAGACGACGCCTTCCCCCTTCGGCAATACATGTTAAAGCCCTACCCTCATCGTCACCTGGCACGGGACGAGCGATTCTTCAATTACCGGTGTTCCAGGGCACGTTGTGTGGTTGAAATGCGTTCGGTATACTTGCCAATCGCTTCAGACGTCTTCTAA